From Pseudomonadota bacterium, one genomic window encodes:
- a CDS encoding NAD(P)(+) transhydrogenase (Re/Si-specific) subunit beta has translation MSTGLVTAAYVVAAILFILALGGLSNMEKAKRAIWYGIIGMVLAVGATVGTPGVGSYGTITLMIALGGVGGWIVANRVQMTQMPELVAGFHSLVGLAAVFIGINADLEMNAALAAKEAGTVAELAGFAATIAKKTGVELSILKVELFLGILIGAITFTGSIVAYGKLAGKISSSALTLPGRHQINALALITCLVLGFLYLQGAGLWTMLAVTVISGAIGWHLIMAIGGADMPVVVSMLNSYSGWAAAAIGFTLGNDLLIVTGALVGSSGAILSYIMCKGMNRSFVSVILGGWGGETTSAQAVEGEMIAADADAVASALTDADSVIIVPGYGMAVAQAQGSVSELTRKLREQGKTVRFAIHPVAGRLPGHMNVLLAEAKVPYDIVLEMEEINDDFPTNDVVIVIGANDIVNPAAQDDPGSPIAGMPVLEVWKSRNVFVCKRGRGTGYSGIENPLFFKENTRMFYGDAKASIDSLLHALV, from the coding sequence ATGAGTACTGGTTTGGTCACCGCGGCCTACGTTGTCGCCGCGATTCTCTTCATCCTCGCCCTCGGCGGTCTCTCCAACATGGAGAAGGCCAAGCGCGCGATCTGGTACGGCATCATCGGCATGGTGCTGGCCGTGGGCGCCACCGTCGGCACGCCGGGCGTCGGCTCCTACGGCACCATCACCCTGATGATCGCCCTCGGCGGCGTCGGCGGTTGGATCGTCGCCAACCGCGTGCAGATGACGCAGATGCCGGAGCTGGTCGCGGGCTTCCACAGCCTCGTCGGCCTGGCGGCGGTGTTCATCGGCATCAACGCCGATCTCGAGATGAACGCTGCGCTGGCGGCGAAGGAAGCGGGCACCGTCGCCGAGCTGGCGGGCTTTGCGGCCACGATCGCCAAGAAGACCGGCGTGGAGCTCAGCATCCTCAAGGTGGAGCTGTTCCTCGGCATTCTTATCGGTGCGATCACCTTCACCGGCTCGATCGTCGCGTACGGCAAGTTGGCGGGGAAGATCAGCTCGTCGGCGCTGACGTTGCCGGGGCGCCATCAGATCAATGCTCTGGCACTGATCACCTGCCTCGTCCTCGGCTTCCTGTACCTGCAGGGCGCCGGACTGTGGACCATGCTGGCGGTCACCGTGATCTCCGGCGCCATCGGCTGGCACCTGATCATGGCGATCGGTGGCGCGGACATGCCGGTGGTGGTGTCGATGCTCAACTCCTACTCGGGGTGGGCCGCGGCGGCTATCGGCTTCACCCTGGGCAATGACCTGCTGATCGTGACGGGGGCACTCGTGGGCTCCTCCGGTGCGATCCTGTCCTACATCATGTGTAAGGGCATGAACCGCTCCTTCGTGAGCGTGATCCTCGGCGGTTGGGGCGGTGAGACCACCTCCGCGCAGGCCGTGGAGGGCGAGATGATTGCTGCCGATGCGGACGCGGTTGCTTCGGCGCTCACCGATGCGGACAGCGTGATCATCGTGCCGGGCTACGGCATGGCGGTGGCGCAGGCGCAGGGGTCGGTGTCCGAGCTCACGCGCAAGCTGCGCGAGCAAGGCAAGACGGTGCGCTTTGCGATTCACCCGGTGGCCGGGCGCTTGCCGGGGCACATGAACGTGCTGCTCGCGGAGGCCAAAGTGCCTTACGACATCGTGTTGGAGATGGAGGAGATCAACGATGATTTCCCCACCAATGATGTGGTGATCGTGATTGGTGCGAACGACATTGTGAACCCTGCAGCACAGGATGATCCGGGTAGCCCTATTGCGGGGATGCCGGTGTTGGAGGTTTGGAAGTCTCGTAACGTGTTCGTGTGTAAGCGTGGGCGCGGGACGGGGTACTCGGGGATTGAGAATCCGTTGTTCTTCAAGGAGAACACGCGGATGTTCTATGGGGATGCGAAGGCGTCGATCGATAGTCTGCTGCACGCCCTGGTGTAA
- a CDS encoding Re/Si-specific NAD(P)(+) transhydrogenase subunit alpha: MKVGALKETASGEARVALTPESAGRLRKLGYECVVQAGAGVAASITDEAYQAAGVEVVASAADLWSSADVIVKVREPSLDELDAAPDGKTLISFVWPAANEALLERLNAKGMTAIAMDMVPRISRAQKMDALSSMANIAGYRAVVEAGNNFGRFFMGQMTAAGKVTPAKVLVVGAGVAGLAAIGTSVALGAITMAFDVRPEVAEQIESMGAEFVFLDFEEAQQDGAATGGYAAPSSPEFREKQLEKFRELAPEVDIVITTALIPNRPAPELWTEDMVAAMKPGSVIVDLAAERGGNCALTRKDEKFVTDNGVTIVGYTDFPSRMATQSSNLYSTNIRHMLDDLTPEKDGNPVINMEDDVIRGATVCHEGEVTWPPPPPKIAAIAAQPKAKVVEETPEEKAAREAEELKKSLNRTGWMLGIGGAAALLVGSVAPASFMQHFIVFVLSVFVGFHVIWGVAHALHTPLMAITNAISSIIIVGALLQVASGTSAVVVMAALAILMASVNIFGGFLVTRRMLAMFQRS, encoded by the coding sequence ATGAAGGTAGGGGCCCTGAAGGAGACCGCATCTGGCGAGGCGCGCGTCGCGCTGACGCCGGAGAGTGCCGGTCGGCTGCGCAAGCTAGGCTACGAGTGCGTAGTGCAGGCCGGCGCCGGCGTGGCGGCATCGATCACGGATGAGGCCTACCAGGCCGCGGGCGTCGAGGTGGTGGCCTCCGCCGCGGACCTCTGGTCCAGCGCCGACGTCATCGTCAAGGTGCGCGAGCCGTCGCTCGACGAACTCGACGCCGCGCCCGACGGCAAGACCCTCATCTCCTTCGTTTGGCCCGCCGCCAACGAGGCGCTCCTGGAGCGCCTGAATGCGAAGGGCATGACGGCGATCGCCATGGACATGGTCCCGCGCATCAGCCGCGCGCAGAAGATGGACGCCCTGTCCTCCATGGCCAACATCGCCGGCTACCGCGCGGTGGTCGAGGCCGGCAACAACTTCGGCCGCTTCTTCATGGGCCAGATGACCGCCGCCGGTAAGGTCACCCCGGCCAAGGTGCTGGTGGTGGGCGCCGGCGTTGCCGGTCTCGCCGCTATCGGTACGTCCGTCGCCCTCGGCGCCATCACCATGGCCTTCGACGTGCGCCCGGAAGTGGCCGAGCAGATCGAATCCATGGGCGCCGAGTTCGTCTTCCTCGACTTCGAAGAGGCCCAGCAGGACGGCGCCGCCACCGGCGGTTACGCCGCACCGTCCAGCCCCGAGTTCCGCGAGAAGCAGCTGGAGAAGTTCCGCGAGCTGGCGCCGGAGGTGGACATCGTCATCACCACGGCCCTGATCCCCAACCGCCCGGCGCCGGAGCTGTGGACCGAGGACATGGTCGCGGCGATGAAGCCCGGCTCGGTGATCGTGGACCTTGCGGCCGAGCGCGGCGGCAACTGCGCCCTGACGCGGAAGGACGAGAAGTTCGTGACCGACAACGGCGTGACCATCGTCGGCTATACGGACTTCCCCAGCCGCATGGCCACCCAGTCGTCCAACCTCTACAGCACCAACATCCGCCACATGCTCGATGACCTGACGCCGGAGAAGGACGGTAACCCGGTCATCAACATGGAGGACGACGTGATCCGCGGCGCCACCGTGTGCCACGAGGGCGAGGTCACCTGGCCGCCACCGCCGCCGAAGATCGCGGCGATCGCGGCCCAGCCCAAGGCCAAGGTGGTCGAGGAGACGCCCGAGGAGAAGGCCGCGCGCGAGGCGGAGGAGCTCAAGAAGTCCCTCAACCGTACGGGCTGGATGCTCGGCATCGGCGGCGCGGCCGCCCTGCTGGTGGGCAGCGTGGCGCCGGCCAGCTTCATGCAGCACTTCATCGTGTTCGTGCTCTCCGTGTTCGTGGGCTTCCACGTGATCTGGGGCGTGGCCCACGCCCTGCACACCCCGTTGATGGCCATCACCAACGCCATCTCTTCGATCATCATCGTCGGCGCGCTCCTGCAGGTGGCGTCCGGGACCAGCGCCGTGGTGGTCATGGCGGCGTTAGCAATCTTGATGGCATCGGTGAACATCTTCGGCGGGTTCTTGGTCACCCGTCGCATGCTCGCCATGTTCCAGCGCAGTTGA
- a CDS encoding HAMP domain-containing sensor histidine kinase produces MLTPVWDSLSPRISEWGNPEHVRDYADYLEGKPVEKPERFSALAVLTDPVYVMAALIYFGLSASVFAVLVSLLATRRLRKLTNQVTQPLDDETSIPGPFEVGGRDEIRLLADGMNAMRHRIAELIEQIRDRDRVRGEWVSHVSHDLRTPLMALTGVFNRARSLLDAPPERLAEGLGPLLDAAELDTRRVRDLAEDLLEMARLDIDAALALESVPPGELLRLVTQELQPIADHRGVRLEYTCPAESIELWADGRRLIRAVENITMNSLQHAASAVRLSVSARDGEVRILVEDDGPGLPGQDGEVALDGIGADPQRRDSAGLGLQVAHRIIAAHGGAIRASNQPEGGARLTINLPLDAQR; encoded by the coding sequence ATGCTCACGCCGGTCTGGGACTCGCTCTCCCCGCGTATCTCGGAGTGGGGCAACCCGGAGCATGTGCGTGACTATGCGGATTACCTCGAGGGCAAGCCTGTGGAGAAGCCTGAGCGCTTCTCCGCCCTTGCTGTGTTGACCGATCCCGTCTACGTCATGGCTGCCTTGATCTACTTCGGTCTGAGCGCATCGGTGTTCGCCGTCCTGGTGTCGCTGCTGGCAACTCGGCGTTTGCGAAAGCTAACGAATCAGGTCACTCAGCCGTTGGACGATGAAACGAGCATCCCCGGGCCTTTCGAGGTGGGTGGACGCGATGAGATCCGCCTGCTGGCCGACGGCATGAATGCTATGCGTCATCGAATCGCCGAGCTGATCGAGCAGATCCGCGATCGCGACCGGGTCAGGGGCGAGTGGGTGAGTCACGTCTCCCACGATCTGCGAACACCGTTGATGGCGCTTACGGGCGTGTTCAACCGAGCGCGATCTCTGCTCGATGCGCCGCCCGAACGCCTCGCCGAAGGGCTAGGACCCCTACTCGACGCCGCGGAGCTCGACACGCGTCGTGTTCGAGACCTGGCGGAAGATCTGCTCGAGATGGCCAGATTGGACATCGATGCGGCGTTAGCGCTCGAGAGCGTTCCGCCCGGGGAGCTGTTGCGTCTGGTAACGCAGGAGCTTCAACCGATCGCAGACCATCGCGGCGTGCGCCTGGAGTACACATGCCCAGCGGAGTCGATTGAGCTGTGGGCGGATGGGCGACGCCTCATTCGTGCGGTCGAGAACATCACCATGAATTCGCTGCAGCACGCGGCCTCGGCGGTGCGACTCTCGGTGTCTGCCCGCGACGGCGAGGTGCGCATCCTGGTGGAGGACGACGGCCCAGGTTTGCCCGGGCAAGATGGCGAGGTCGCGCTCGACGGTATCGGCGCCGATCCCCAAAGGCGCGATTCGGCAGGCCTCGGCCTGCAGGTCGCCCATCGCATCATCGCCGCTCACGGCGGCGCGATCCGGGCATCCAACCAGCCAGAGGGCGGTGCCAGGCTGACGATCAACCTGCCCCTCGACGCGCAGCGCTAG
- a CDS encoding response regulator transcription factor codes for MGPNTVLVVEDEARIREELARLLREAGFITELAGSLRDAAKAIERPFDLVLLDLGLPDGDGLTLCKRLTAQHPSMPIVILTARDAVSQIVRGLDLGAADYIVKPCDPAELTARVRAALRRANPAPAAERLELDGLWADPSNYTAGAGAEVFELRRREFDLLYFLLQHPGRAWTRDQLLRHVWGEDFMGTTRTVDLCVRRLRARIEHNTNDPHWIKTIYGVGYRMRDAN; via the coding sequence ATGGGACCAAACACAGTATTGGTGGTAGAGGATGAGGCGCGCATACGCGAAGAACTCGCTCGCTTGCTGCGCGAAGCGGGCTTCATCACCGAACTCGCCGGCTCCCTACGCGACGCGGCGAAGGCGATTGAACGGCCCTTCGATCTAGTCCTGCTCGATCTTGGCCTGCCCGATGGCGATGGCCTCACGTTGTGCAAGCGCTTGACGGCGCAACACCCCTCGATGCCCATCGTGATCCTCACTGCGCGCGATGCTGTGAGCCAGATCGTTCGTGGACTAGACCTTGGAGCGGCGGACTACATCGTAAAGCCCTGCGATCCGGCAGAGCTCACGGCGCGCGTGCGCGCCGCGTTGCGCCGAGCGAATCCAGCCCCGGCGGCAGAGCGACTAGAGCTGGACGGGCTGTGGGCGGATCCATCGAACTACACAGCGGGCGCGGGCGCCGAAGTGTTCGAATTGCGCCGCCGAGAGTTCGACTTGCTGTACTTCTTGCTGCAGCACCCAGGCCGTGCCTGGACACGCGATCAGCTCCTGCGTCATGTGTGGGGCGAGGATTTCATGGGTACCACGAGAACCGTCGATCTCTGCGTGCGGCGCCTTCGCGCGCGGATCGAGCACAATACAAACGACCCCCACTGGATCAAGACGATCTACGGGGTCGGCTACCGGATGCGAGATGCAAACTAG
- a CDS encoding NAD(P)/FAD-dependent oxidoreductase — protein sequence MGSITHQGRRSFLKSTGTVAAVAPWLPTFASPSDPDVVIVGAGAAGLAAARTLAHLGKSFVVLEAADRIGGRAYTDTNTFGVPYDPGAHWLHNGNRNPFNAYARQRGFDLYLPNSDLALYVGDQPAGAADWLQFTASLNQTSFAIEEAGQAGLDVSIDSIAPQVNSWDPTTEFLLAQVSGAQFEDLSTQEAVSFAGGRDWLCAQGYGAVLADYGASVPVELQRSVERIDWSGTGVEVHTSDGVIRAGAVLVTVSTNVLASGAIEFTPALPVDLEEAISRIGMSAYIRVGLQFSENVFGTGPDSFAYYKTDTGNAVSILANQGGGPVSTADLGGDNARAMAQASDEAIIDYALGELEAIYGSSVRDRLIKAHVANWEQYPLAQGAWSQVQPGFYSARQAFREQAAIGNRVFFAGEALHPDMFATVAGAGITGRYAALQIANARAGGRFEPLPSTPSEGASRILSTAKERLRGSAQANSGLR from the coding sequence ATGGGGTCGATCACCCACCAGGGCCGACGTAGCTTTTTGAAGTCCACCGGGACGGTAGCGGCGGTGGCACCATGGCTACCCACCTTCGCTAGCCCGAGTGACCCCGACGTGGTCATCGTCGGCGCCGGCGCGGCCGGCCTCGCGGCCGCGCGCACGTTGGCACACTTGGGCAAAAGCTTCGTGGTTCTCGAGGCGGCCGATCGCATCGGCGGGCGCGCCTACACAGACACCAACACCTTTGGCGTTCCTTACGACCCGGGCGCCCATTGGCTGCACAACGGCAACCGCAATCCTTTCAACGCCTACGCTCGCCAACGGGGCTTCGATCTGTACCTGCCTAACTCTGATCTTGCGCTGTACGTCGGCGACCAACCGGCGGGCGCCGCCGACTGGCTACAGTTCACCGCATCGCTCAACCAAACCTCCTTCGCCATCGAGGAAGCGGGGCAAGCCGGACTCGACGTGAGCATCGACTCTATCGCGCCACAGGTGAACAGCTGGGACCCGACGACGGAGTTCCTCCTCGCCCAAGTGTCGGGGGCTCAGTTCGAAGACCTCTCTACCCAGGAAGCGGTGAGTTTCGCGGGTGGTCGGGATTGGTTATGTGCGCAGGGCTACGGCGCCGTACTTGCTGACTACGGCGCCAGCGTACCCGTTGAGCTGCAGCGCTCGGTCGAGCGCATCGACTGGTCCGGCACCGGCGTTGAAGTGCACACCTCGGATGGGGTGATTCGCGCAGGCGCAGTGCTAGTTACCGTGTCCACTAACGTGCTCGCAAGCGGCGCGATCGAATTCACCCCTGCCCTACCGGTCGATTTGGAGGAGGCCATCTCGCGGATCGGGATGTCGGCGTACATCCGCGTCGGGTTGCAGTTCTCGGAGAATGTCTTCGGCACTGGGCCTGACAGCTTCGCTTACTACAAGACGGATACGGGGAACGCCGTGAGCATTCTCGCCAACCAAGGAGGTGGCCCGGTCTCCACGGCAGACCTCGGCGGGGACAACGCCCGTGCCATGGCGCAGGCGTCGGACGAGGCGATCATCGACTACGCCCTCGGGGAGCTCGAGGCCATCTACGGCAGCAGCGTGCGGGATCGACTGATCAAGGCTCACGTGGCGAACTGGGAGCAGTATCCACTGGCCCAGGGGGCTTGGTCCCAGGTGCAACCTGGTTTCTATTCGGCACGGCAGGCCTTCCGTGAGCAAGCCGCGATCGGCAATCGTGTGTTCTTTGCCGGCGAGGCGCTGCATCCCGATATGTTCGCGACTGTGGCGGGCGCTGGGATCACAGGGCGCTATGCGGCGCTTCAGATCGCAAATGCGCGCGCCGGCGGGCGCTTCGAACCGCTTCCCTCAACGCCATCGGAAGGCGCATCGCGTATCCTGAGCACAGCGAAGGAGCGCCTACGAGGGTCTGCCCAAGCCAACTCAGGGCTGCGTTGA